In the Arachis stenosperma cultivar V10309 chromosome 8, arast.V10309.gnm1.PFL2, whole genome shotgun sequence genome, AAGATTTGGAGTTGAAGGGAAAGACTATGTCCCTCCAACTTTGAGCTAATCAACACATCAGTAGGCTAACATTTATTAATGACTAATGACCTTACAAATgatgtattttaattaataaataactCTCTCAATCGAGTGGTTGTATTAACTTGCTTGGTGAGCTGGAAGCTTTGTTGTCTACTGCGATGTTTGCAATTGGAAATAAGAGTATGATTATTTAGGATTAGGAAACTCAATTCCATTATTGATCCAGTTGAATTAGGACATTGCTAACTATCAAATAGAGTAGTTATCCTatttagatttaaaaaaaaaaaaatttgtaaattAAAGGGATACtgcaattttataattataactCCGTTATGGACATGTATTTAGCTATTCACAACGTAAATGGGGACTATACATATATTAATCAAGAAGTATAGACAGACAGAAAGAAAACTAAATACTACAACCTTAAAGACATGCATATAGTTAAAatggtaaaagaaaaatatattaggAACATTTACATCAAAAGAATTGCATCAGCAAGATCTTTATTGCATCACCCATTTACAAGAAGCAACCTCTCCCTAAAGGGAAAGAACCAAGGTGTAAACAGAAGAGAATGTAAACACATATTCTCTCTCGGCTTCACTTTCTTCCATGTtatcatatatataattttttttttacatgatAAAGTGACAAACAAATATGTCATCATAATACATATAAAGAAGTTATGGGTACTCTAACAATAACAAAAGGGTCAGAAAGTCTAAACACCCCACCCCCATTTACAAAAGCCACATAGTGCTGTCTGTAGAGTAAGTGTCAACCTCCTATGTATATTTATTGAAGGAGAAGGCAAGTTTGTGGTTGctgctgatgttgttgttgttggtgcTGCTTGTTGAGCTGTTGTTTAGTTTGGTGCTGGGACCAAAAAGCATGAGCAGTTAGGACCCTATCCAAAAGTTCTTGTGGAACAGGCTCTCCCCTTCTTTGCTGAGGGGATATTCTTGCCGTGTGTACCAGGGTTTTCCATTTGTCCTGCACTTACCCCATAGAAAATGTCACACGCCAACACTTTTGAGCTTTCTCTATAAATTCCACATGGGGAAAATGCCAAAACCATACTAAATTACTAATGAAGGTGATGCTGCTCTTTTTTCTTAGGATCCAATCACCATCTTTGTAATATTTTGTTTACAAAATAGGAGAATTAGGCAATGACTATTTATGTACATGAAATGCATGTCTGGTTAAAGCAAGAGAGCACTAATGAAGCAATAAATAGCTAACCTAGTATACAAGAAACCACTTGCCATTATTGACACAACAACTAGATTGttttttcaaataaaagatGAAGTGTGACACCCACGTTCTCTTCAACAATATCAAATAAgcaataaatattaaataatctTTGTGGACTAATAAAATTCGCAATGCAGCTCTTGCTATGCATGAATAATTACACAAGATTTTACCTTCAAATCGACATATGTCCGGTGTTTTGCATTATCAAAAGCTCTAAGTTTAACATCACGCCAcctgatttgaaaaataaatttaaatgaaaataGGAGATTTGTCAGAACTTAAATCTCTCCTAATAGTTAGTTTCTTGCAAAGTAGTTGAGCATGTACACAACTGAACAAACGCTTCAATGTAAATCTTACCTTCCAGTTCCCAGTTTCTCAACTGCTTGAACCAGAGCTTCCACCTCAGCAACAGAAAAAGGTCTACGAATTCGGCGCTGCACAGTCTCGGGTCTTTTTGACTTCTGCGGCACAGGTAGCAGAGATAGTGCTTGCACGCCCATCTCTGGAACAGTAACCAAAGCTCTTGAATCTGCTAGTCTTTTGTAAACTGCTGTGTTGACAGGAGAAAGTGCTGAATCTTGATCACTTTCAACAAGGTTACCTAAACTGGTTACCCGATGCTCGGGTAACACATCAGAACAGCTCTGATTTCTTTGATGAATTGCTGCACTAGAAGGGTACCTGAATAATAATAATCCTTTTAGGAAAAAAAAACCTGAATATCAATGATTGAAAATAAACTGAAATGGTCACAAGAAAAGACAGTAATCTATATGAAAACAACTCCAAGAAACAATGAAATCTCAACAAAATTGTATTGGCAAAGGATTATAGTTCTAGTAATCAGGAATGCAACTGATGGGAAGTTATGCACTACCTTGGTAACGGCTGAGGCTTGTCTACAGTAGGAACATGGCGAGAATCTGCAGCACATACAGGTGTTGGGCTTTGAGAAGAAATAGGCTCCAGGGTAAAGCCCAAAGCATCCAGCTGTTTATCATGAGAAATTCCTGCTTGAAGTAGAGTTTTACTATCATCCCTAACCTTTTTCCCATGGAGAATCACACCGACACGCAATCCACCTCCAAGTACAGCAGTCACTGCCTCCATCACTGACCTCTGCAGACCAACATGTTAAAGAGCTGCAGACCAATTTATTGATGTGGACAGATGCAATATTGATGATGCCATGTAACAGAGAAGCACGAGAAGAATACACATATAATTATAAACAAATGCCATCCATCATTAAGATTGAATACGGGATAGGATGATATATTTTTAGGGCacaatgtaatttttttaaatacctTCAAGGACTCAATGGTTGCAGTTTCCGGTATCTCAATGAAAAGCTCAGGCACTCTAAACGATTTGATCCTAAGGTTCACTGATTAAAAGAAAGACATCTTTATGTAAGAACCCCTTTGAAGACACCAGTCAAGTCAAAGAGCACATAAAGAAACACTCTCTCAATCTTCCCCCTACCATGAGAATCTTTAGATCCTAATGAAGAGTACTGATGTGCTCCTAGGGAAGACATTCCAGTGTCTGCATCAAGAGTTGGAATTCATTTAGCAAAATACtttgtaattaaatttgaaTAGTTGGAAGACAGAACAAAACCTTTGTGCGTCCCATGAGATGTACTAGAAGCACCATTTTTCTTGTCATAAGTGCCACCACTTCTGACAAGTTCATTGGAATTTGAGAAAGAGCCACAGTTGAAAATTTTCCTCTTTTTGAAAGGAATATTCATTTCAGATCTTTGGCGTTTATAAAAGTTCTTCCTACTGGTGTAAGTTTCGTTCAAATTTCCATTCACAACCTCAACTAATATGTTTCCAATTGAAAAACAGATTAGTGAACAAGAACAAAAAGCATGAGATACAAGAAAGCAAGTAATTACATAAATAAGCATGAACTCACCACTATTAGAAAGTGTATCATGTTTTGACTGTTGGGCAACTTTACAGTATTTAGCTGCCAATGTTTTCCTTATACTCTGATCACCTATATGACTAATTGGCCTAAAGGACTTTGTTTCTAAAGAAGGGTTATCACACCCTGAAAAGTTTTCGTCATCATCTCTACTAACTACAGGCACATTGTCATAACCTTCAGACAATGTGCTATAAGGCATGTTGTCAACACACCCAGACAACTTGGCATTGCCACCTGAACTTAACTGCACAGGAGACCTTTCGCCCACGGGATCGTCCAAGCAGCGCATCTCAGTTGAAGTAACAACTGGTGCCTTAGCAAACTTATGCAGCTCATCCTTTACTTTAGTTACATCACCACCTAAGTTGCATCCAATAGTATCTGGACTTCCAGAAGAACCTAATTCAACTTTGCTACTAAGACCTAATTCAACTTTGCTACTAAGATTTTCCACTTCATTATGGTTTTTTCCATCCGCCAATCTCTCAGCACCAAGCCTCTCCAAGCAACTGGAATTGGCCACCATTGAAGCAACATGTGAATTGCCATCAATTTTAGGATGTGAGTGTTCCTTAAAATGGCAATTTTCACTTTGTACTTCTGAATTTAACAAGCATTTTATGTCACTACTTCCTTCAACATAAAGCTCGGCTTTGAATGGCTTATCTGCATTCTTGGAATCATCTTTAACAAATCCATTCTCACATCTTCTGTGACAACCCTCGTTGGAAAGCTCAGTTTCGAATGGTTCACTTGCATCCCGGCACTCTTCTTTAACAAACCCTTGCTGAATCTTTTCCGAAGATTTATCCCCAGATGTGAGTGGATGCTCTTTCTCTTGCAAGAACAACTTGCCAGCTACAGTTGCCAATAAGTCAAAAGCACACATTTGATTATCTTCCACCCTTCTTTGAAATTTAGCCCTCCTCTAggaaaaatttaaaaaggaaaattatATGGATTGTTTTCACAATCTGTGACTAAAGTAATCAGCCCAAAATAAGAAGCATAACTTATTTACCCTAGCTGAACGAGCTCGGCGCTTGACTTGCACTTGGTGGCCATTAAAATCATAGTCTAGCCTCCTCTCTAACACCATATCTAAGGAACCATGCCAAATATGTATCTATCAAATGCAAAATCTCAGCAACCAAATATCCATTGTCAAACAATCGCAATCTTTGTGTGTTGCTTGATCTTGACCACACCAGCCTCAACTGAAAAGCCTGTCAAAGTAAACTTTCATATGTGACGACTCAGATACTAATCTTCCCCTACACCAATGCTTGGATTGGATGTCAGGGTATCTGGTGGGTGCATCCCAATAAGGTGAAAAACTAGATTGGCTAAAATAAAGGATCAGATCACAACTCCAATTTTCAAAAGAACATCtttcacataataaatttgTTGCGCAACAATAATCCAAGTGTGTCTCTCCAAACTTTATGATAAAAGGTTAACAAATAAAGTATTCATATAAATCTCATCAAATGGAAGATAAGTGCAAAACACTAAAACATAACCCCTTTGTACAAATGAGTAAACAAAGTAAAATGATTATGACGAAGACACAAAATAACTCAGCTCGGAGCAACATATAGTTTTTACTTCTTTGCGGAGacagtgtgtgtgtgtgtgtgtacggactaaaaagaaaatgaaattatcAGTGAAAGAAGGGGTTTCCGAACGACCAGATTCACGACACGTTCACGACAAGAGAACTGAACAGAAGAATTCCAACCAACATCACAAAAGCGATATAAATTCTCGGAAGAAGACGGATCTAAGAAAACAAGCAATTCACCCGCCAAAAATAACACCAGGACGTTAAATTACCCGCAAAACCACAGATCAAAGCATACAAACCCGAATTCACGAAtagatgaagatcaaacaaaaGGAAAAACAGAGAGGCAAAACATGAAATGAAACAACACGTGGATTATGAGAAAAAGTAGATATATCAGAGGAAAGCTTTGTTCACGAGCTGAAAATTTCATGAATCAGAACCACTAAACAAAATCACACAACTTCATCATCAAGCAACGTCATCCCAACCCCCAAAGGATAAACCTTGCAGCTCAAAATcctcaagaaagaaaaaagatgtTGTGTCTCTCAGACAAAACCCGCGAAAAGCTCAAACATAATGATCACCTGTTGCCCAAAGATCAACACTATGAGGCACCGCAGAATCGAAATTTCGGCaaatttttggaatttggaGGCAAATGTGAGATCGGGGAAGAATTATCAGAGAATTTTCAAAGCTTTCACAAAATGGAGAAAAAGAATACATACAGTACTAGGTTTCCAttattaagaagaaaaagaagaagaagaagaagttgatTTTAGACGGAAGGCATTTTGAAAATGGTTGGGTTTTGTTGATGATGTGTGATTGGTGTTCTCATCTCAATCTCAATCTCAATCTGAATCTCAATCTGATCTCTGTCTTGTGTAATATGGATCACCCAAAACCCTCTGAATTTCTGAAACCCATTAAAGTGTTTTTGCTTAAACCCCAGCATTTTATAGCATTGACCACGTGTTACCGGATGTATCGGTGATGTGTGGGTTGGGCGACCGGATATAGCAGGTTAATGGTGAAACACATCAAAGACCAGTTCCACGCAATTGGATGACCCTGTGACCCACTTCCAGTGGGAGTGGAATGCGCTTTCTGATGCCGACACGTGTTGCTTCCTTACTTCCTCTGGCTCCTTCTGATCCGCTCGATCGTGAAAAACGCTCGCTCacatttcatttttatttttattttttttcaattttatttcttatttttttattttgattagaGTTTTGATGACGTCcttttgaatataaaaaataaaaaggagcATGTTTCGTGAATTAGATAACATCGCGTAGAATATTACGGCTTTTAAATTCTAGTGGCCAAGAGTCGGTTGTGGATTGACAAAAATGACAAGtgtagaaaataattttttttaatatttatttatttttatcatattttgtatcaaaataattttataatcaaTTAATATATCATCACTCGAAAAGTGTAGTTGCTTTGTAATTTTTAGCCTAGATGAGTATTCTAGTTCTAGTCTAAATGAGATTAAACACgtcaatttaaataatattatttgtttttttaataaatttaaaagatattatttatttttttaattaattttatttttttctgtaataattacattaattaaaaaaaattaactataaatatgactgagagttaaattttaattgtataaaaaataaatttttaaataattatttaatttagtcatatatatatagaaagagagACATTTTAATTGtattgttaaaaaaaagattactcaatttttttaaaaatataaaatctaaaaaataaaattttaatttatatattattattttagtgttttaatttgtaaattatatatttgaagattatatattttacaataacaaaatataattataacaataattatgctatatgtacataaaaaataactacgagtatagaatatatattaaaatacaaaatacatattaaaaataaattaaataataaatataattatacataaatacataataattaataaataattcaatagctaatttttatatacatataataattttattataaaaatattagaatttatCTATCTTGTATCTTAAAAACATATATTAAGATTAtaaattaagaatatttttattaaaaatacaaaaaaaataattttttaatatatttattttataattattaaataaaaaatttaaaatcttctattaattaataaatttattatatatttttaaattatataataactaaatccaaattattattacgttatatatattttttccactattaaaattttttggatcgGTTACTTGATGCCCAAAAGTATTCGGTTAATACTTTCATAACATACAacaaattttcatatttttaaatgcGTCACAACTTATAAAGCAATAATAGTGCAAACTAGTTGATGATTATACACCCATGCACTCAAAAGATAAAACTTCGTTCATTTGTTCAAAACATATAAAACACGGATATTTTACTaaattattgtatttgtatgttaaatatattttaaatataatatttattaatattcaTCTGACAGACACACATATTTATTgtgtttaattatatattaataaaaataaaaaattaaatatatttaaatatatttaagtactattatatatcaatatgtctaatcttattcttatcatatatttataaaataaatttaaaaataatatatattattatttatttaaataaaaaatatcttaaatattttatataattaaaaatattaaaaataattaaaaaattaatttatattatatatatatatatatatatatatatatatatatatatcataaaattttaaaatttgtgtattCATGTGTATTTGGTGTCTGTGTCATCGTATAGTTTAAAACAAGAGGCTAACTAAATGGTATGCACAAATGATTAAGATCAACCTCCTGAAAGATAATTGTGCTCACAAATTTAATTCATCAAGATTGATGCCATTTATGAATGCTATgatttcttctcaaattttaTACTATGAATTGCCATAAGTGACTTGTGTAAgctataataataaatttttgcattccaTTCTTCAATATTTCAGTTTAAAAAAGCTATATTAATAGTCTGAACAGGAAAGAATGAATTATGATGTTAAAGGGAGATTGAAGGTCACGTAACTCAATCATTAGGTAGGGTTTACTTCACGTAAAGCCACTTCCATGTGTCACTCTCAAGTCTCACCCTAAAGGCCTAAACAATCCCGCAAATTCATATGAACATAAAAACATGGTTTATTATTAAAGCCAGGTTGCTGGAAAAATATTATACTATATACTATATCGCATTACATTGGTGAGTTGATGCAATTAACAGATTCGAAAGATGCGACCAAATAGTTCATGTGGTAAGCATGACTATTTTATTGAAACGTATTGACATTGTCAAGGCTCGTGATCCATCGTAATTAAATTAATCGCCAATATCTTACGTtcattcattattatttttttactttattttttagggtaaaaaacccaaataaaccaagttgagaatttttttactcaaatcagccaaaatgaaaattttttcaGCAATCAACCAATGACCATTTaaatgtaattcgaatcaacatGATTCGAATTTGGAttgcatgtaattcgaatcatataGATTCGAATTACTCACAGACACTCAAAGCAACATAATTCGAATTcacttgattcgaattaggcAGCaacatgtaattcgaatcaagttgattcgaacTGCATGCCATTCAACGTAATTCGAATTACAcctgaatatttttttataaatttttttaataaatttatttaaattatacctcaaaaaaatattttattctatacaaaataattttaaaaaattgcttaaaagatgttaggaATACTATAGAAATTTGTAATGTTCTAATGAATTAggatattaaaaaaatactctacatagtcaacaataatttaaaaattaaaatatatatatagttataaccagtatttacctaaattattagaatattacaaacttttatagtactcctaatatttttaagccatttttttaaattatttttgcaTAGAAAATTGCTTAAAATGCCATTTGTTCTATgcaaaactttttttaaaaaatagcttaaaaatgttaggagtactataaaagtttgtaatgaaacaaatggcttaaaaatgttaggagtactataaaagtttgtaatgtcctaatgacttaggacattaaagaaatactctacatagtcaacaataatttaaaaattaaaataaatatagttaTAACCCGTACTTACCTAAAAtactagaatattacaaacttttatagtactcataacattttttaatCCATTTGTAATATTCTAGTAATTTAGGTAAACACTGGTTAtaactatatttattttaatttttaaattattattgactatgtagagtatttttttaatgttctaagtcattaggacattacaaatttttatagtactcataacattttttaagctatttttttaaaaattattttgcaaAAAATAAAGGGCATTTTAAGTCATTTTAAGCTATTTTAAGCCATtttctatgcaaaataattaaaaatatgacttaaaaaatgttaggagtactataaaagtttgtaatattctagtaATTTAAGTAAATATTGGTTATAACttataactatatatattttaatttttaaattattgttgactatgtagagtatttcttTAATATCCTAAGTCATTAGGATATTACAAATTTctatagtactcctaacatcttttaagccattttttaaaattattttgtatagaataaaatattttttttgttgtataatttaaataaatttattaaaaaaatttacaaaaaaatattcagGTGTAGTTCGAATTAATCCACTTCGAATTACGTTGAATGGCATGTATGGAAGTAgttcgaatcaacttgattcgaattacatgttGCTGTCTAATTCGAATCAAGTGAATTCGAATTATGTTGCTTTGAGTGTCAGTGAGTAATTCGAATCtatatgattcgaattacatgcaaTCCAAGTTCGAATCatgttgattcgaattacatttAAATGGTCATTGGTTGATTGCtgaaaaaattttcattttggCTGATTTGGGTAAAAAAATTCTCAGTCTGGTTTATTTGGGTTTTTTACcctattttttatgtattatatcAAGAATTTTACATTTATTTAATAAGATTCATACgttatttattattcttttaaaatatgTTCCCTCTATTCATCCAATGATTATTTAGATAATACTAGCTATTAACGATAGGAATTGTTTGGTGATAGATTAAAACacgattttttttcttttttctaaacATATATACTTTTGTTTCTGTCAACTTTCTGATGTCTATTAATTTCTCTATCTCAATACATTAACCAAACGTTATCTCTAGATTGAactgaaaaggaaaagaaaatatatatcttCCACCTTCATTCAAATTCTGATACCATCAGCAAACTATATAATAAATTGAAAGCATATGTTTATGATGATTACCATACAATAATATACATAATAAAACATGTTCCACTCTTTCTACAGAAACTAATAACATTCTACATCACAATTATAGATCAATTAAGACAGAACAATGAACTGTAGTTACCATACCATATACACAAGCCAACAACCAGAAAAGGACAGATATTTTCCACTATCTCAGGCTTTCCAAAAGAGAGAAAACAGAGTACCGAGGACAAAATTATGATGGTGGTGGATACTGCCATGGGTTGAATTCAACGGATTTATTATCAACCTCATCAATGTCTGAGCTATCTATAGCAGCTCTATGCTGAGTGTATTTACCATTGTATTTACAGATTTCCAAGTCACCCCAAGGAGTGGTTGCCACTTCTTTAGTTATATCAAACCACTTTGTTTTGAAGGTTTCCCCTTTGGCCtcccttattttcttttcagcACGCTGCCTCTCCTCCAACCTATAAGGTAACAAACACAACCTTATTACACATGCAATGTAAGGTGAAACTCAAAACATGTTTTTATGGTCTTGTATAGCCTCAGTGGGGGACAGATCACAGATCACGATAACATAAATTTTCGGTCTTGTCTTGGTACAATTACCACATGCAAAACTATATATCAGTCAATATTGAGTATTGGTTGTAGGATGGTGATGGTTTACTATATTTCTGAAACAGAATGCAAGGGGAGTGAAAGAAATGGTAAGGGACCTGCTCTTTTCAGCACCAGATTTGGTTATGTTACCCATCTCAAGTGCATATCTATCTGGGCGTAAACGGGAGTCCGATGGCAAGAGTTTTCTTGGAGCTGTGTCGAAACTGTTTAATTTGTGAGCAAAATATGTATAATCAAATTTGTCATCCTCTGGAACATCAGCAACATGCCACACCTGTGCAGTCAGCATGCTTAGCTTGGAGAATTTGAGCTTTCACCATTTAACTtatcaacaaaataaaaagcgTAATGTATGAAATCAAACTCACTGACCTCTTTCAATTCTGTACCTGGACGAGGCTCTCCTTCCAAATCACAAGGTTGATATTGCATTGACTCATTCCATTTCCCAGTTATCAAAATTTCAGGCTCCTCTGCAGCATTATAAACATACCCATCTACCTCATAGCGACCAGCCCTGCAAGATAATATTGATATTGATTGATAATAGCGGAGGAGTGAATGACAAGTTAAAGTAAAATATAGAAATATGAATAGCACAACACTAAGTTTCTTACCCAAACCATCCACATGGTTGAAAGTAAAGTACAACTTTTTCCCCAGTTGTCAAATTTGTCATTATCATTTCCCCAGGTGACTCAATCCATGTCCGTCCAAATATCAGGTTATTAACCTTTGTAGGAGGTGGCACCAAATCTAAGATTACACCATCCCTCTTGAGAGTTACACGTGTCCTGCAAGCAATCATTCACAAACATAAAATACTTTTGCCACCAAGCAAACTAggatgtatttaaaaaaaaaaagaacaagttGATTGCTTAAAACATCAAATTAGAGGTATCATATCGCATAATCCATATTCATGATAAATAACGCAATTTGTTGAACAAATGCAACACATGATCACCTTCCGAGA is a window encoding:
- the LOC130944501 gene encoding telomere repeat-binding protein 5-like isoform X2 yields the protein MVLERRLDYDFNGHQVQVKRRARSARRRAKFQRRVEDNQMCAFDLLATVAGKLFLQEKEHPLTSGDKSSEKIQQGFVKEECRDASEPFETELSNEGCHRRCENGFVKDDSKNADKPFKAELYVEGSSDIKCLLNSEVQSENCHFKEHSHPKIDGNSHVASMVANSSCLERLGAERLADGKNHNEVENLSSKVELGLSSKVELGSSGSPDTIGCNLGGDVTKVKDELHKFAKAPVVTSTEMRCLDDPVGERSPVQLSSGGNAKLSGCVDNMPYSTLSEGYDNVPVVSRDDDENFSGCDNPSLETKSFRPISHIGDQSIRKTLAAKYCKVAQQSKHDTLSNSVEVVNGNLNETYTSRKNFYKRQRSEMNIPFKKRKIFNCGSFSNSNELVRSGGTYDKKNGASSTSHGTHKDTGMSSLGAHQYSSLGSKDSHVNLRIKSFRVPELFIEIPETATIESLKRSVMEAVTAVLGGGLRVGVILHGKKVRDDSKTLLQAGISHDKQLDALGFTLEPISSQSPTPVCAADSRHVPTVDKPQPLPRYPSSAAIHQRNQSCSDVLPEHRVTSLGNLVESDQDSALSPVNTAVYKRLADSRALVTVPEMGVQALSLLPVPQKSKRPETVQRRIRRPFSVAEVEALVQAVEKLGTGRWRDVKLRAFDNAKHRTYVDLKDKWKTLVHTARISPQQRRGEPVPQELLDRVLTAHAFWSQHQTKQQLNKQHQQQQHQQQPQTCLLLQ
- the LOC130944501 gene encoding telomere repeat-binding protein 5-like isoform X1; its protein translation is MVLERRLDYDFNGHQVQVKRRARSARRRAKFQRRVEDNQMCAFDLLATVAGKLFLQEKEHPLTSGDKSSEKIQQGFVKEECRDASEPFETELSNEGCHRRCENGFVKDDSKNADKPFKAELYVEGSSDIKCLLNSEVQSENCHFKEHSHPKIDGNSHVASMVANSSCLERLGAERLADGKNHNEVENLSSKVELGLSSKVELGSSGSPDTIGCNLGGDVTKVKDELHKFAKAPVVTSTEMRCLDDPVGERSPVQLSSGGNAKLSGCVDNMPYSTLSEGYDNVPVVSRDDDENFSGCDNPSLETKSFRPISHIGDQSIRKTLAAKYCKVAQQSKHDTLSNSGEFMLIYVITCFLVSHAFCSCSLICFSIGNILVEVVNGNLNETYTSRKNFYKRQRSEMNIPFKKRKIFNCGSFSNSNELVRSGGTYDKKNGASSTSHGTHKDTGMSSLGAHQYSSLGSKDSHVNLRIKSFRVPELFIEIPETATIESLKRSVMEAVTAVLGGGLRVGVILHGKKVRDDSKTLLQAGISHDKQLDALGFTLEPISSQSPTPVCAADSRHVPTVDKPQPLPRYPSSAAIHQRNQSCSDVLPEHRVTSLGNLVESDQDSALSPVNTAVYKRLADSRALVTVPEMGVQALSLLPVPQKSKRPETVQRRIRRPFSVAEVEALVQAVEKLGTGRWRDVKLRAFDNAKHRTYVDLKDKWKTLVHTARISPQQRRGEPVPQELLDRVLTAHAFWSQHQTKQQLNKQHQQQQHQQQPQTCLLLQ
- the LOC130946667 gene encoding oxysterol-binding protein-related protein 3C-like; the protein is MSNLPVTDPPETKSTGFFASMSSMFGSARRESSRSHSPERLNLEGLEVINPEGGKDDAAEEAKKGRFKPEERDSFFKMMKNYIGADVTSLVTLPVTIFEPMTMLQKMAELMEYSHLLDKADECEDPYMRLVYASSWAVSVYYAYQRTWKPFNPILGETYEMVNHGGITFLSEQVSHHPPMSAGHAENEHFTYDITSKLKTKFLGNSLDVYPLGRTRVTLKRDGVILDLVPPPTKVNNLIFGRTWIESPGEMIMTNLTTGEKVVLYFQPCGWFGAGRYEVDGYVYNAAEEPEILITGKWNESMQYQPCDLEGEPRPGTELKEVWHVADVPEDDKFDYTYFAHKLNSFDTAPRKLLPSDSRLRPDRYALEMGNITKSGAEKSRLEERQRAEKKIREAKGETFKTKWFDITKEVATTPWGDLEICKYNGKYTQHRAAIDSSDIDEVDNKSVEFNPWQYPPPS